A genomic stretch from Marinitoga litoralis includes:
- a CDS encoding TIGR03936 family radical SAM-associated protein produces the protein MKYLLNFKKYGKSIYISNNDTLEEIERIIRRAKVPIEYTQGFHSKIKLSISQAVPLGYINRALFIVLNTKKEYDFSKFNNFVSEGFKLIRYKSVGENYKLNIKYYKFKVYLSKNLFYLLESQQSNDFFNERFIDYSYEKNQKDIYVIKYKQEYNKIYNIWKLFNEVKEDFFFYPIVEDVIWGD, from the coding sequence TTGAAATATCTTTTAAATTTTAAAAAATATGGAAAGTCAATATATATTTCTAATAATGACACTTTAGAAGAGATTGAAAGAATTATTAGAAGAGCTAAAGTCCCTATTGAATATACACAAGGGTTTCATTCTAAAATAAAACTTAGTATTTCGCAAGCCGTTCCTTTAGGATATATTAATAGAGCATTATTTATAGTATTAAATACTAAAAAAGAATATGACTTTTCAAAATTTAACAATTTTGTGTCAGAAGGGTTTAAATTAATAAGGTATAAATCTGTTGGTGAAAATTATAAGCTGAATATAAAATATTATAAATTCAAAGTTTATTTATCAAAAAATTTATTTTATTTATTAGAATCTCAACAATCAAATGACTTTTTTAATGAACGTTTTATTGATTATTCATATGAAAAAAATCAAAAGGATATTTATGTGATAAAATATAAACAAGAGTATAATAAAATATATAATATATGGAAATTATTTAATGAAGTTAAAGAAGATTTTTTCTTTTATCCAATTGTTGAAGATGTGATTTGGGGGGATTAG
- a CDS encoding CheR family methyltransferase, with protein MDESSLYNSPYNDDDYEWLLENIARHFQLDLRGYKQHRVRRRIDMIMRKYSYSDYKAYFHDLTRDGKLWDEFLDKLTINVTEFFRNPEKWSYLKKEILPKLLKESGSRTKIWSAGCSTGEEPYTHAILLEELNAPKSIKILATDLDKFVIEKAKKGIYTERSLVNVPEDIRKKYFRKVDSNNYEVLSFVKNRVVFKQHNLLMDPFEKDFDLISCRNVVIYFDMEAKNKLYKNFAKSLRKGGVLFVGSTERIFNYKSLGLEVVEPFFYQKVEEKY; from the coding sequence ATGGATGAAAGTAGTTTATACAATTCACCATACAATGATGATGATTATGAATGGCTATTAGAAAATATTGCAAGACATTTTCAATTAGATCTTAGAGGATATAAGCAACATAGAGTTAGAAGAAGAATAGATATGATAATGAGAAAATATTCATATTCTGATTATAAAGCGTATTTTCATGATTTAACAAGAGATGGAAAATTATGGGATGAATTTTTGGATAAATTAACTATTAATGTAACAGAGTTTTTTAGGAATCCAGAGAAATGGAGTTATTTAAAAAAAGAAATTTTGCCAAAATTACTGAAAGAAAGTGGTTCAAGAACAAAAATATGGAGTGCTGGATGTTCAACAGGGGAAGAGCCATATACTCATGCTATTTTGTTAGAAGAATTAAATGCACCAAAAAGTATAAAGATTTTGGCAACTGATTTAGATAAATTTGTTATTGAAAAAGCTAAAAAAGGTATATATACAGAACGTTCTTTAGTAAATGTTCCAGAAGATATAAGGAAGAAATATTTTAGAAAAGTTGATTCAAATAATTATGAAGTTTTGAGTTTTGTAAAAAATAGAGTTGTTTTCAAACAACATAATCTATTAATGGATCCATTTGAAAAGGATTTTGATTTAATTTCATGTAGAAATGTGGTAATATACTTTGATATGGAAGCAAAAAATAAATTATACAAAAATTTTGCTAAATCGCTAAGAAAAGGCGGAGTGTTGTTTGTAGGTTCAACAGAAAGAATATTTAATTATAAAAGTTTAGGTTTAGAAGTTGTAGAGCCGTTTTTTTATCAAAAAGTGGAAGAAAAATATTAA
- the lspA gene encoding signal peptidase II — protein sequence MDWLIPLILVFDQITKKLTQEYLTGKTINIIGDFLSLTYVKNTGIAFGMFQGHSFLHGIIATIVVTIIYIFRKTYLKKEKSILFDISTTFIIGGALGNIYDRIRFNYVVDMFSVKYFSVFNVADSFVTIGGILLAIYYYKRSKEPWKKVF from the coding sequence TTGGATTGGTTAATTCCTTTAATTTTAGTTTTTGATCAAATAACTAAAAAATTAACTCAAGAATATTTGACTGGAAAAACAATCAATATAATAGGTGATTTTTTATCTTTAACATATGTAAAAAATACAGGGATTGCTTTTGGAATGTTTCAAGGGCATTCATTTTTGCATGGTATAATTGCAACAATTGTTGTTACTATAATTTATATATTTAGAAAAACATATTTAAAGAAAGAAAAATCCATTTTGTTTGATATATCTACTACATTTATTATCGGAGGAGCTTTAGGAAACATTTATGATAGAATAAGATTTAATTATGTGGTTGACATGTTTAGTGTGAAGTACTTTTCAGTTTTTAATGTTGCAGATTCTTTTGTAACTATTGGAGGAATACTTCTTGCCATTTATTATTATAAAAGGAGTAAAGAACCGTGGAAGAAAGTTTTTTAG
- a CDS encoding YceD family protein, giving the protein MINDKSLNDKLRDAKLIYDLEKIEEREDFSFQLNWEKIDTPEGLFDIIDKVDVDFYIEKNSEGFIIKGAVKTKLELECSRCLKKYHQDINGEIEAYYINERLSDKYIKNEKLESLDNTIFFNESKVDITDRIIESILMEISEKPLCDENCKGLCPVCGVDLNENPEHKHEEEYIDPRFAKLLDIFNEE; this is encoded by the coding sequence ATGATAAATGATAAAAGTTTAAATGATAAATTAAGAGATGCAAAACTTATATACGATTTAGAAAAAATTGAAGAAAGAGAAGATTTTTCATTCCAATTAAATTGGGAGAAAATAGATACGCCTGAAGGATTATTTGATATAATTGATAAAGTTGATGTTGATTTTTATATAGAAAAAAATTCTGAAGGGTTTATTATAAAAGGTGCTGTAAAAACAAAATTAGAATTAGAATGTTCAAGATGTTTAAAAAAATACCATCAGGATATAAATGGTGAAATTGAAGCATATTATATTAATGAAAGATTATCGGATAAATATATAAAAAATGAAAAGTTAGAATCATTAGATAATACAATATTCTTTAACGAAAGTAAAGTTGATATAACTGATAGAATAATAGAATCAATTTTAATGGAAATTTCAGAAAAGCCATTATGCGATGAAAATTGCAAAGGATTATGTCCTGTATGTGGTGTGGATTTAAATGAAAATCCTGAACATAAGCATGAAGAAGAATATATAGATCCAAGGTTTGCAAAATTATTGGATATATTTAATGAAGAATAA
- a CDS encoding YebC/PmpR family DNA-binding transcriptional regulator has protein sequence MSGHNKWANIKHRKAAQDAKRSKIFTKLIRELTVAAKEGGADPESNPRLRTAIEKAKEANMPKDKIDAAIKKGAGGTEADSYVEIMYEGYGPAGVAIIMRALTDNKNRAAQEVRHILSKHGGSLAESGAVAWNFERKGLIEIPKEEVADLDEFMMTALDAGAEDVVEDEKIQVIASPEDMAQVRDTLKDMGFSVKASLTYIPKTTVKISGSDAEKMLKLMDALEDSDDIQEVFANFEIDDEEMERLAQNM, from the coding sequence ATGTCAGGGCATAACAAATGGGCTAATATTAAACACAGAAAAGCTGCCCAAGATGCTAAAAGATCAAAGATTTTTACTAAATTAATTAGAGAATTAACAGTAGCTGCAAAAGAAGGAGGAGCAGATCCAGAATCAAATCCTAGATTAAGAACAGCTATTGAAAAAGCAAAAGAAGCAAATATGCCAAAAGATAAAATCGATGCAGCAATTAAAAAAGGAGCTGGAGGAACAGAAGCTGATTCATATGTTGAAATTATGTATGAAGGTTATGGTCCAGCTGGAGTTGCTATAATTATGAGAGCATTAACAGATAATAAAAACAGAGCAGCTCAAGAAGTTAGACATATTCTATCAAAACATGGGGGAAGTTTAGCTGAAAGTGGAGCTGTTGCATGGAATTTTGAAAGAAAAGGATTAATTGAAATTCCAAAAGAAGAAGTAGCAGATTTAGATGAATTCATGATGACAGCATTAGATGCAGGTGCTGAAGATGTTGTTGAAGATGAAAAAATTCAAGTAATAGCTTCTCCAGAAGATATGGCACAAGTTAGAGATACTTTAAAAGATATGGGCTTTTCTGTAAAAGCATCTTTAACTTATATACCAAAAACTACAGTTAAAATTTCTGGTTCTGATGCAGAAAAAATGTTGAAGTTAATGGATGCTTTAGAAGATAGTGACGATATACAAGAAGTTTTCGCTAATTTTGAAATAGATGATGAAGAAATGGAAAGATTAGCACAAAATATGTAA
- the tdh gene encoding L-threonine 3-dehydrogenase gives MKAIVKKEPGKGFVLEEVEIPEIKEPTDVKVKVINASICGTDLHIWKWDDWSKQRIKTPQIDGHEFVGEVVEVGPMVKGLKPGDIVAAETHIPCGVCKQCKTGNMHVCKDMQILGVDRDGVFAEYVVVPEIVLWKLDPSIPKEFASVMEPLGNAIHSATATDLRGKTVLITGAGPIGAVAVQVAKVSGASTVIVSEVSEYRINMAKEMGADYIINPTEKDLVEEIMKLTDGNGVDVLLEMSGNPNALNSGIESLTNAGEAVILGVFPTNPVPFVMNTAVFKGIKIHCITGRKMFETWQIASEWLRTKRIDLSKLITHILPMEEYEKGFELMDSKQSGKIVLKISE, from the coding sequence ATGAAAGCCATAGTAAAAAAAGAACCTGGAAAAGGGTTTGTATTAGAAGAAGTTGAAATACCTGAAATAAAAGAACCTACTGACGTAAAAGTAAAAGTAATTAATGCTTCTATTTGTGGAACAGATTTACATATTTGGAAATGGGATGATTGGTCAAAACAAAGAATAAAAACTCCTCAAATCGATGGACATGAGTTTGTAGGAGAAGTTGTTGAAGTTGGACCAATGGTAAAAGGATTAAAACCTGGAGATATTGTAGCTGCAGAAACTCATATACCTTGTGGTGTTTGTAAACAATGTAAAACAGGGAATATGCATGTGTGCAAAGATATGCAAATATTAGGTGTAGATAGAGATGGAGTTTTTGCTGAATATGTTGTTGTTCCAGAAATTGTATTATGGAAATTAGATCCTTCTATTCCAAAAGAATTCGCTTCCGTTATGGAACCATTAGGTAATGCTATTCATTCCGCTACAGCAACAGATTTAAGAGGAAAAACTGTTTTAATTACAGGAGCAGGTCCAATTGGGGCTGTGGCAGTACAAGTTGCTAAAGTTTCTGGAGCTTCTACTGTAATAGTTAGTGAAGTTTCTGAATATAGAATTAATATGGCAAAAGAAATGGGTGCTGATTATATAATTAACCCTACAGAAAAAGATTTAGTTGAAGAAATTATGAAATTAACTGATGGAAATGGTGTTGATGTATTATTAGAAATGTCAGGAAATCCTAATGCATTAAATAGTGGTATTGAATCTTTAACAAATGCCGGAGAAGCTGTTATTTTAGGAGTATTTCCTACAAACCCAGTTCCATTTGTAATGAACACTGCTGTATTTAAAGGAATTAAAATACATTGTATTACTGGAAGAAAAATGTTTGAAACATGGCAAATTGCATCAGAATGGTTAAGAACAAAAAGAATTGATTTATCTAAATTAATAACTCATATTTTACCTATGGAGGAATATGAAAAAGGTTTTGAACTTATGGATTCAAAACAAAGTGGAAAAATTGTTTTAAAAATATCTGAGTAA
- a CDS encoding response regulator transcription factor — protein sequence MSKKILIVDDSDVLRKILSFNFQKEGFEVFEAKDGEEGLSKIKEINPDAVCLDIMMPKMDGFTVLKKLKEENISLPILVLTAKGGDEDENLALSLGAFRVATKPFSPKNIVDIIKQAVGGNG from the coding sequence ATGTCAAAGAAAATACTCATAGTTGATGATTCTGATGTTTTAAGGAAGATATTATCTTTTAACTTTCAAAAAGAAGGATTTGAAGTATTTGAAGCCAAAGATGGTGAAGAAGGATTGTCTAAAATAAAAGAAATTAATCCAGATGCTGTGTGTTTAGATATTATGATGCCTAAAATGGATGGTTTTACTGTTTTAAAAAAATTAAAAGAAGAAAATATTTCCCTACCAATACTTGTTTTAACAGCAAAAGGTGGAGATGAAGATGAAAACCTAGCCTTATCTCTTGGGGCTTTTAGAGTAGCTACTAAACCATTTAGTCCGAAAAATATAGTAGATATTATTAAACAGGCGGTGGGGGGGAATGGATAA
- a CDS encoding cyclic nucleotide-binding domain-containing protein, with protein sequence MKDFFNPGDIIFKENEIYDYCYYIISGKVTTSLKMREFNSSDFIGIMGFLTGKPLLETYIANTKVEALKLDKKTIISIIGESEFSSFLENVSKLYVNLFYKSLLNITPNIYDLIITKAKLNNRNDLVEETHLSEVDSILAELDQILNAGEIFETEIPEDIEILQENFKSLFNKENLDLAGIIVFTTNYIRKSKDNKNLCDDLKFAFERSIEIEDRALVKYFLYLICIYCKDKHEIKNILDQYLEILRFWGIPAWGEMLLRLENYEAYLNIIKDEGDKNEM encoded by the coding sequence ATGAAAGATTTTTTTAATCCTGGGGATATAATTTTTAAAGAAAACGAAATATATGATTATTGTTATTATATCATTTCTGGAAAAGTAACTACTTCTCTCAAAATGAGAGAATTTAATTCGTCTGATTTTATTGGAATTATGGGATTCTTAACTGGTAAACCATTATTAGAAACTTATATAGCAAATACTAAAGTCGAAGCATTAAAATTAGACAAAAAAACAATTATTAGTATTATAGGTGAATCAGAATTTTCATCATTTTTAGAAAATGTATCAAAATTATATGTAAATTTATTTTATAAAAGTTTGCTTAACATAACTCCTAATATTTATGATTTAATTATTACAAAAGCTAAATTAAATAATAGAAATGATTTAGTAGAAGAAACTCATTTGAGTGAAGTTGATAGTATATTAGCTGAATTGGATCAAATATTAAATGCTGGTGAAATATTCGAAACAGAAATTCCAGAAGATATTGAAATTTTACAGGAAAATTTTAAATCATTATTTAATAAAGAAAATTTAGATTTAGCTGGAATAATAGTGTTTACAACTAATTATATAAGAAAAAGCAAAGATAATAAAAATTTATGTGATGATTTAAAATTTGCATTTGAGAGATCCATAGAAATTGAAGATAGGGCATTAGTTAAATATTTCCTATACTTAATATGTATATATTGTAAAGATAAACACGAAATAAAAAATATATTAGATCAATATTTAGAAATATTAAGATTTTGGGGAATTCCTGCTTGGGGTGAAATGCTTCTTAGACTAGAAAATTATGAGGCTTATTTGAATATTATTAAAGATGAAGGTGATAAAAATGAAATGTGA
- a CDS encoding transglycosylase domain-containing protein, with the protein MKFFLSGLLISILVGISLFIYTKNIYSEKSIFSINSNYNTYLFSDNSEIIPPKFQYVSLKDVPTDLIFVLLWSEDRDFFGHPGFDLIGLIRSIITNIKSGTSFGGSTLTQQTIKNIYLTHEKSINRKILELFLSFWVERSYTKNEILESYINIAYLGNDINGFGAAAKRYFGKDLKNLNLTEISILVGILNSPEYFNPYKYPLKAKNQGLLILNSLLESQMITNEEYKNYTYILNNLSFKKRTFDENNLQILLAIKSEEANLNLSGGGYIIKSTIDRDLFEFTKNSWEASQSAIVLDNKTGKILSFFGSQYDVFFSNRQIGSTIKPFYYLLALEKGYNFDTKLLDEPFKIGDWTPKNFEKTFKGSVTLKEALINSINIPSIHLFLDLETDPLKSVEKVENFLTDIGIKGYYPHDITISLGTLESNVYNIARAFSIFPNYGIIPKYYIIQEIYDKNGNLIYKKTPQIEKKITYISNKSYSLMNELLESVVKEGTAKNLFINNNNFHGKTGTSDNSVWFSGYDGKINVSVRKDGKFLLSTTHAIPIARTILKNYYYYNSNVKVPKYNFSVVVDLKNSFDELLDVFNNKYYSKSLYIKNIQNYEFLFPDLYLKNYKNVSELNHKLFEFDSSNINSYIKNLDFGDKKVFNDFTKEKFYIDIFFPELYYYIK; encoded by the coding sequence TTGAAGTTTTTTTTATCCGGTTTATTAATATCCATTTTAGTGGGTATCAGTCTTTTTATATACACAAAAAATATTTATTCTGAAAAATCAATTTTTTCTATAAATAGTAATTATAATACCTATCTTTTTTCTGATAATTCCGAAATAATTCCTCCAAAATTTCAATATGTTAGTTTGAAGGATGTTCCCACTGATTTGATATTTGTATTATTATGGTCTGAAGATAGAGATTTTTTCGGACATCCTGGATTTGATTTAATAGGTTTAATAAGATCTATTATTACAAATATAAAAAGTGGCACTTCTTTCGGAGGAAGTACTTTAACTCAACAAACGATTAAAAATATTTATTTAACTCATGAAAAGTCTATTAATAGAAAGATATTAGAATTATTTCTTTCATTTTGGGTAGAAAGAAGTTATACAAAAAACGAGATCCTTGAATCATATATTAATATTGCTTATTTAGGAAATGATATAAATGGATTCGGAGCTGCTGCAAAAAGATATTTCGGAAAAGATTTAAAAAATTTAAATTTAACTGAAATATCTATATTAGTCGGTATATTAAATTCTCCCGAATATTTCAATCCATATAAGTATCCTTTAAAGGCTAAAAATCAAGGATTATTAATATTAAACTCGTTATTAGAAAGTCAGATGATCACAAATGAAGAGTATAAAAATTATACTTATATATTAAATAATTTATCTTTCAAAAAACGTACTTTTGATGAAAATAATTTACAAATATTATTAGCAATAAAAAGCGAAGAAGCAAATTTAAATTTAAGCGGCGGTGGATATATAATTAAATCTACTATTGATAGAGATTTATTTGAATTTACCAAAAATTCTTGGGAAGCTTCACAAAGCGCGATAGTTTTAGATAATAAAACCGGGAAAATTCTTAGTTTTTTTGGTAGTCAGTATGATGTCTTTTTTTCAAACCGACAAATCGGTTCTACTATTAAACCATTTTATTATCTTTTAGCCCTTGAAAAAGGATATAATTTCGATACTAAATTGTTAGATGAACCATTTAAAATAGGAGATTGGACTCCAAAAAACTTTGAAAAGACTTTTAAAGGTTCTGTTACACTAAAAGAGGCATTAATTAATTCTATTAACATACCATCAATTCATTTATTTTTGGATTTAGAAACTGATCCTTTAAAATCAGTAGAAAAAGTTGAAAATTTTTTAACCGATATTGGAATAAAAGGATATTATCCTCATGATATAACTATTTCATTAGGAACCTTAGAAAGTAATGTTTATAATATAGCTAGAGCATTTTCTATTTTTCCAAATTATGGAATAATTCCAAAATATTATATTATTCAAGAAATATATGATAAAAATGGAAATTTGATATATAAAAAAACTCCTCAAATTGAAAAGAAGATAACTTACATAAGTAATAAATCATATAGTTTAATGAATGAATTATTAGAAAGTGTTGTAAAAGAAGGAACTGCAAAAAATTTATTTATTAATAATAATAATTTTCACGGAAAAACTGGGACTTCTGACAATTCTGTATGGTTTTCAGGATATGACGGAAAAATTAATGTTTCAGTAAGAAAAGATGGGAAATTCCTTTTATCAACTACTCACGCAATACCTATTGCAAGAACAATATTAAAAAATTATTATTACTATAATTCTAATGTAAAGGTTCCTAAATATAATTTTAGTGTTGTGGTTGATTTAAAAAATTCTTTTGATGAATTACTAGATGTTTTTAATAATAAATACTATTCAAAAAGTTTATATATAAAAAATATTCAGAATTATGAATTCCTATTTCCAGATTTATATTTAAAAAACTATAAAAATGTTTCTGAATTGAATCATAAATTATTTGAATTTGATTCTTCAAATATTAATTCATATATAAAAAACTTAGATTTTGGAGATAAAAAGGTTTTTAATGATTTTACAAAGGAAAAATTTTATATAGATATTTTCTTTCCAGAATTATATTACTATATTAAGTAG
- a CDS encoding PP2C family protein-serine/threonine phosphatase has product MDKATQYGLEIYDLLNDKLKYYNDEPKDLVEIKDRVKTLIDILFNESESYRNQLEEFSLQLEAQVEELSKLYEELTAVLDIGKILHKAIDPRMAIEDILERIRDIISFEDILVGEFSDFPPQKDFKILHAEFKNINFERVVEIIDTLKDNNKIKPLILEKDPILKNEVPIMFIPIESKMKIWGFFLFYGTKKGLFTAGNRKIMESIAEQIAFSYDTLNYLNEKIEKEKLAEQLRIASEIQKSLLPKSIPEIHELDIEAFYRPAYDIGGDYYDVVDLGDKVFMTLADVSGKSVPAALIMTSFRSILRYELEKSNDLTSIVTNLNNYISKEIPQDRFVTAIFIMFDIKNKKVEMINCGHNPTIVYKDGELLTFDAEYMPIGIMDGFIFESQEINYNNEINFVLYTDGITEARNENIEEFGMDKLIEVFMNNKNKSSKEITKIIINELDTFVGNASQHDDTTIMIIKSIL; this is encoded by the coding sequence ATGGATAAAGCTACTCAATATGGTTTAGAAATATATGATTTATTAAATGATAAACTAAAATATTATAATGATGAACCTAAAGACCTAGTAGAAATAAAAGATAGGGTAAAGACTTTAATAGATATTTTGTTTAACGAAAGCGAATCTTATAGAAATCAATTAGAAGAATTTTCTTTACAACTAGAAGCTCAAGTTGAGGAATTATCTAAATTATACGAGGAACTTACAGCGGTTTTAGATATAGGAAAAATACTTCATAAAGCAATTGATCCTAGAATGGCAATAGAAGATATTTTAGAGAGAATAAGAGATATTATTTCATTTGAAGATATTTTAGTAGGGGAGTTTTCTGATTTTCCACCTCAAAAAGATTTTAAAATATTACATGCGGAATTTAAGAATATTAATTTTGAAAGAGTTGTAGAAATAATAGATACTCTTAAAGATAATAATAAAATAAAACCATTAATATTGGAAAAAGATCCTATATTAAAAAATGAAGTTCCTATAATGTTTATACCAATAGAATCCAAAATGAAAATTTGGGGTTTTTTCTTATTTTATGGTACAAAAAAAGGTTTGTTTACTGCAGGTAATAGAAAAATTATGGAATCAATTGCAGAGCAAATTGCATTTAGTTATGATACGCTAAATTATCTTAATGAAAAAATAGAAAAAGAAAAACTGGCTGAACAATTAAGAATAGCTTCAGAAATACAAAAATCATTATTACCAAAAAGTATACCAGAAATACATGAACTTGATATAGAAGCTTTTTATAGACCAGCGTATGATATTGGTGGGGATTATTATGATGTGGTTGATTTAGGAGATAAAGTGTTCATGACTTTAGCTGATGTATCTGGAAAAAGTGTTCCAGCAGCTTTAATTATGACATCTTTTAGATCTATTTTGCGTTACGAATTAGAAAAAAGCAATGATTTAACCTCAATAGTCACTAATTTAAATAATTATATTTCAAAAGAAATTCCTCAAGATAGATTTGTTACCGCTATTTTTATAATGTTTGATATAAAAAATAAAAAAGTAGAAATGATAAATTGTGGTCATAATCCTACAATAGTATATAAAGATGGTGAATTATTAACATTTGATGCTGAATATATGCCAATTGGAATTATGGATGGTTTTATTTTTGAAAGCCAAGAAATAAATTATAATAATGAAATAAATTTTGTTTTATATACTGATGGTATAACAGAAGCAAGAAATGAAAATATTGAGGAATTCGGAATGGATAAATTAATAGAAGTATTTATGAATAATAAAAATAAATCTTCTAAAGAAATTACAAAAATTATTATTAATGAATTAGATACTTTTGTTGGAAATGCATCACAACATGATGATACAACAATAATGATAATAAAATCAATTTTATAA
- the rpmF gene encoding 50S ribosomal protein L32, giving the protein MAVPKQKTSRARTHRRRAANLYKAIKVNVSKCPNCGEPKLPHRVCLNCGYYNGKQILEIGE; this is encoded by the coding sequence ATGGCTGTACCAAAGCAAAAAACATCAAGAGCAAGAACACACAGAAGAAGAGCTGCAAATTTATACAAAGCAATTAAAGTAAATGTATCAAAATGTCCAAATTGTGGAGAACCAAAACTCCCCCACAGAGTTTGTTTAAACTGCGGTTACTATAACGGCAAACAAATATTAGAAATAGGAGAATAA
- a CDS encoding RluA family pseudouridine synthase, with amino-acid sequence MEESFLVTNRENGWRLDKYVVEKVPDWISRTYVQKAIKQGQIIVNGNLKKPSYKLKNGEVVTIEVPDKPPTIEVLPENIPLNIIYEDKDIIVVNKPPNMIVHPVLNKVTGTLVNALLYHCKDLQGIGGEIRPGIVHRLDKDTSGVIVVAKNDLAHQSLSKQFKDRITKKTYIALIKGNVDKKEGEINQPLGRHPQIRIKMAVVPGGKESITQYKIIKEFKKGSLAWINLKTGRTHQIRVHFKYIGHPLFGDEVYGTNDYDLGIKRQMLHALKLGLYHPRTNEWKEFVAPIPDDFKEAIITVSK; translated from the coding sequence GTGGAAGAAAGTTTTTTAGTTACAAATAGAGAAAATGGCTGGAGATTAGATAAATATGTAGTAGAGAAAGTTCCAGATTGGATTTCAAGAACTTATGTTCAAAAAGCTATTAAACAAGGACAGATTATAGTAAATGGTAATTTAAAAAAGCCTTCATATAAACTGAAAAATGGAGAGGTTGTAACTATTGAAGTTCCTGATAAACCTCCAACCATTGAAGTTTTACCTGAGAATATACCTTTAAATATTATATATGAAGATAAAGATATAATTGTGGTAAATAAACCTCCAAATATGATTGTTCATCCTGTATTGAATAAGGTTACAGGTACATTAGTAAATGCGCTTTTGTATCATTGTAAAGATTTGCAAGGAATAGGCGGAGAAATAAGACCAGGTATTGTACATAGGTTGGATAAAGATACTTCTGGAGTTATTGTTGTAGCAAAAAATGATTTAGCTCATCAATCATTAAGTAAACAATTTAAAGATAGAATAACAAAAAAAACTTATATTGCATTAATTAAAGGTAATGTTGATAAAAAAGAAGGAGAAATAAATCAACCACTTGGAAGACATCCTCAAATAAGAATAAAAATGGCAGTAGTACCAGGAGGGAAAGAATCTATTACACAATATAAGATTATAAAAGAATTTAAAAAAGGATCTTTGGCTTGGATTAATTTAAAAACTGGTCGTACACATCAAATTAGAGTTCATTTTAAATATATTGGGCATCCATTATTTGGAGATGAAGTGTATGGCACAAATGATTATGATTTAGGAATAAAAAGACAAATGTTACATGCTTTGAAATTAGGATTATATCATCCACGAACAAATGAATGGAAAGAATTTGTTGCTCCTATTCCGGATGATTTCAAAGAAGCAATTATTACAGTTTCAAAATAA